AACCGATTCCGTTTGAGGGTGATGGCCTCTCGGTATCACTGATTCTCCTCGAGTTGCACCGTCCAATTGATCACGGTTGCTGCCCGCCAGCGCAGGTGCTTTCCGACACGGAAGCCGGCCGGCCCGTAGCCCGTCGTCCGCCAGGAGTAGATGGTCTGCTTGGTCACGCCTAGGTAGGACGCGACATCGTCGATGTCCCACAGCTCTTGGGCGTCGACCAGCCTGGGGGCCCGGTTGCTGCGGCCTCCGCGCCGCCGCGGGCCAAAGACTCCCGGTTCCATAGCCGGCACG
This genomic window from Candidatus Nanopelagicales bacterium contains:
- a CDS encoding helix-turn-helix domain-containing protein is translated as MMATNSNVPAMEPGVFGPRRRGGRSNRAPRLVDAQELWDIDDVASYLGVTKQTIYSWRTTGYGPAGFRVGKHLRWRAATVINWTVQLEENQ